The nucleotide sequence TCCGGTTCTCGGCCCAGTCACTATTAGTGCGTCAGCCATCCCCCTCTCGACAGCATCTAGCGCCTCTTCCCCTAGGCTTAGGTACGCGAGCTGGCGAGCGTGCTTCACCCCTACGTCCGCCATTACCTTTACGTTGGCCCTAAGCCTACGCCTCACCATAACTACTTCATCAGCACACCCGGAAATTACTCCCTGCTCTGTAGCTACAGCCCCTACGTACACGTTGACCCTGATGAACTTGGCCCTGCTGACAGCAGCTATCGCCATCGCGGCCGGCCCATCACTCCTGAGGACGTTCACTCCGACTGGTACGTCGACTGCCTTAGCTACCTCCACCACCACGCTGGACATGGCCGCCACGGTCTCCGCGCCCACCCTCCCCGCTCTAAACGGCCGGTCTCCGTAGTTCTCCACTAAGATCCCGTCCACCCCTCCCTCGACTAACGCCCTGGCGTCTCTTAGAGCCTCCTCAACTACTTCCTCAAAGCCCCCTTCGTACATCGGCGAGCCTGGCAGGGGCTTTAAGTGGACTACCCCTATAATCGGCTTATCTACCTTGAACAGCTCCTTGAGCCAAGCCACGGCCCAGGCACGCTCAAAGCGCTCTAGCCTTACGCTACGCCTGAGGGGGCCTTATAACTAAGCTCTCCCTCCTCCACGTCGCTAGCTCGAAGACCTTCGTTGAGGATATCGCCCCCCTAGGACAGCTATCTGCGCATTGATAGCAGAAGATGCACTTAGCTAAGTCTATCG is from Candidatus Nezhaarchaeota archaeon and encodes:
- a CDS encoding BtpA/SgcQ family protein; this encodes MAWLKELFKVDKPIIGVVHLKPLPGSPMYEGGFEEVVEEALRDARALVEGGVDGILVENYGDRPFRAGRVGAETVAAMSSVVVEVAKAVDVPVGVNVLRSDGPAAMAIAAVSRAKFIRVNVYVGAVATEQGVISGCADEVVMVRRRLRANVKVMADVGVKHARQLAYLSLGEEALDAVERGMADALIVTGPRTGVPPSIERIAEVKQAAPLTPVFIGSGISLANVEGLLKVGDGGIVGTYFRRGSLEAPVDQEKVSELMRAVSKLRARRLN